The following coding sequences lie in one Saccharopolyspora hordei genomic window:
- a CDS encoding GcvT family protein has protein sequence MDSTAQVLLIGAGIVGCSTAYHLARLGVTDVLVVEQGPLFATGGSSSHAPGLVFQTNASETLSRLAASTVETYAGLELDGRPCFHQVGGIEVATTPERWDDLKRKLGLATAWGIRGAELLDPQQVRERIPQIDATRIHGGLHVPTDGIAKPVRAAEAMARAATRLGVRFVGGTEVIGFDVRGGKVCAVRTTRGDVAVGTVLCCAGIWGPKVGRMAGVSIPVQPLAHQYAVTGSVPGLVPGREEVAQPILRHQDRSMYFRQVHDRYGIGSYQHRPMPVASDEILPTAAPGDGAEAPSEGGGWKGMASVLTFTPEDFAGPWEDARALLPALRRTEVAEGMNGLFLFTSDGMPVLGPSREVENFWVAEAVWITHAGGVGKVMAQWLTGQVPEIDVRQADLHRFEAFAHSPSYVAERGAQSFREVYDVIHPQQPPEHPRPLRTSPFHDRQRELGAVFLEANGWERPHWYESNKSLVEGREIVQPGPWAGRYWSPIVGAEHQATRERVAMYDMTSLARAEVTGRGALEVLQRLTTNQLDRPPGYVTYTLVLEPNAGIRSDITVARLDRDTFQVGCNGPRDIAWLRAHADETVQVRDITGGTCCIGLWGPRARDVLAALADRDVSNEAFRFFRAQRLFVREVPVVALRLSYVGELGWELYTSADFGRRLWDLLAEAGAEHGVFPGGRGAFNGLRLEKGYRAWGVDMWSEHDPDEAGLGFAVKTGKGDFIGRDALLRRRERDPLRRLCCLTIDDGTVVMGSEPVFADGVPVGFTTSAGYGHSVGASLAHAWLPAELAHPGTSVQVSYFDRRHPATVAADPVFDPEMTRMRC, from the coding sequence ATGGATTCCACCGCCCAAGTACTCCTCATCGGCGCCGGCATCGTGGGATGCAGCACCGCCTACCACCTCGCGCGCCTCGGGGTCACCGACGTGCTCGTGGTCGAGCAAGGTCCGCTGTTCGCCACCGGCGGCTCCAGTTCCCACGCGCCCGGACTGGTCTTCCAGACCAACGCCTCCGAGACGCTGAGCCGGCTCGCCGCCAGCACCGTCGAGACCTACGCCGGGCTGGAGCTCGACGGGCGCCCCTGCTTCCACCAGGTCGGCGGGATCGAGGTGGCCACGACGCCGGAGCGCTGGGACGACCTCAAGCGCAAGCTCGGCCTGGCCACCGCCTGGGGCATCCGCGGCGCCGAACTCCTCGACCCGCAGCAGGTCCGGGAGCGGATCCCGCAGATCGACGCGACGCGCATCCACGGCGGGCTGCACGTGCCCACCGACGGCATCGCCAAACCGGTGCGCGCCGCCGAGGCCATGGCGCGCGCGGCGACGCGGCTCGGCGTGCGGTTCGTCGGCGGCACCGAGGTGATCGGCTTCGACGTCCGGGGCGGCAAGGTCTGCGCCGTGCGCACCACCCGCGGGGACGTCGCGGTGGGGACCGTGCTGTGCTGCGCCGGGATCTGGGGCCCGAAGGTCGGGCGGATGGCCGGGGTGTCCATCCCGGTGCAACCGCTGGCCCACCAGTACGCGGTGACCGGGTCGGTGCCGGGCCTGGTGCCCGGTCGCGAGGAGGTCGCCCAACCCATCCTGCGGCACCAGGACCGGTCCATGTACTTCCGGCAGGTCCACGACCGCTACGGCATCGGCTCCTACCAGCACCGCCCGATGCCGGTGGCCAGCGACGAGATCCTGCCCACCGCGGCCCCCGGCGACGGCGCCGAGGCACCGTCCGAGGGCGGCGGCTGGAAGGGCATGGCGTCGGTGCTGACCTTCACCCCGGAGGACTTCGCCGGGCCGTGGGAGGACGCCCGCGCGCTGCTGCCCGCGCTGCGCCGCACCGAGGTCGCCGAGGGGATGAACGGGCTGTTCCTGTTCACCTCGGACGGCATGCCGGTGCTCGGCCCGTCCCGGGAGGTCGAGAACTTCTGGGTCGCCGAGGCGGTGTGGATCACCCACGCCGGCGGCGTCGGCAAGGTGATGGCGCAGTGGCTGACCGGGCAGGTGCCCGAGATCGACGTGCGGCAGGCCGACCTGCACCGCTTCGAGGCCTTCGCGCACAGTCCGTCCTACGTGGCCGAGCGCGGGGCGCAGAGCTTCCGCGAGGTCTACGACGTCATCCACCCGCAGCAGCCGCCGGAGCACCCGCGCCCGCTGCGCACCAGCCCGTTCCACGACCGGCAGCGCGAACTCGGCGCGGTGTTCCTGGAGGCGAACGGCTGGGAGCGGCCGCACTGGTACGAGAGCAACAAGTCCCTGGTCGAGGGCCGGGAGATCGTGCAGCCTGGCCCGTGGGCAGGGCGCTACTGGTCACCGATCGTGGGCGCCGAGCACCAGGCCACCCGGGAGCGGGTCGCGATGTACGACATGACCTCGCTGGCGAGGGCGGAAGTCACCGGACGTGGCGCGCTCGAGGTGCTGCAGCGGCTGACCACCAACCAGCTCGACCGGCCGCCGGGCTACGTGACCTACACGCTGGTGCTCGAACCCAACGCGGGGATCCGCTCCGACATCACGGTGGCCCGGCTGGACCGGGACACCTTCCAGGTCGGCTGCAACGGCCCGCGCGACATCGCGTGGCTGCGCGCGCACGCCGACGAGACCGTGCAGGTCCGCGACATCACCGGCGGCACCTGCTGCATCGGCCTGTGGGGCCCGCGCGCCCGTGACGTGCTCGCCGCGCTGGCCGACCGCGACGTCTCCAACGAGGCGTTCCGGTTCTTCCGCGCCCAGCGGTTGTTCGTCCGCGAGGTGCCGGTGGTCGCGCTGCGACTGTCCTATGTGGGCGAACTGGGGTGGGAGCTGTACACCTCCGCCGACTTCGGCCGGCGGCTGTGGGACCTGCTGGCCGAGGCGGGTGCCGAGCACGGCGTCTTCCCCGGCGGGCGCGGCGCGTTCAACGGGCTGCGCCTGGAGAAGGGCTACCGGGCCTGGGGGGTGGACATGTGGAGCGAGCACGATCCCGACGAGGCGGGACTCGGCTTCGCCGTCAAGACCGGCAAGGGCGACTTCATCGGCCGGGACGCGCTGCTGCGGCGCCGCGAGCGCGACCCGCTGCGGCGGTTGTGCTGCCTGACGATCGACGACGGCACCGTGGTGATGGGCTCCGAGCCGGTGTTCGCTGACGGCGTGCCCGTCGGGTTCACCACGAGCGCCGGCTACGGCCACAGCGTCGGCGCGAGCCTGGCCCACGCCTGGCTGCCCGCCGAACTGGCCCACCCGGGCACCTCCGTGCAGGTGTCCTACTTCGACCGGCGGCA
- a CDS encoding FCD domain-containing protein gives MPAAVNSRSGGQPSHAERAYLALRDRILTLQMRPGSPVPEEPLTTELGIGRTAFREAVKRLEAESLVVIYPRRGTFVTEIDITDHALIADVRHRLEGHAARRAAERATDAERSELDELRVLTEELGDDRAEIMDVDARVHRAIYRCTHNRYLEGTLGQYYNLALRIWHLFFDRLPDVSEHVGEHAALLKAIIAADADRADRIAVAHVDHFEKSIRRAI, from the coding sequence GTGCCCGCAGCCGTCAATTCCCGATCCGGCGGACAGCCGTCGCACGCCGAGCGCGCCTACCTGGCCTTGCGCGACCGGATCCTGACCCTGCAGATGCGGCCCGGCTCCCCCGTGCCCGAGGAGCCGTTGACCACCGAGCTCGGCATCGGCCGCACCGCGTTCCGCGAAGCCGTCAAGCGGCTCGAGGCCGAGTCGCTGGTGGTGATCTACCCGCGCCGCGGCACCTTCGTCACCGAGATCGACATCACCGACCACGCGCTGATCGCCGACGTGCGCCACCGGCTGGAGGGCCACGCCGCGCGCCGCGCCGCCGAGCGGGCCACCGACGCCGAGCGGTCCGAACTGGACGAGCTGCGGGTGCTGACCGAGGAGCTCGGCGACGACCGGGCGGAGATCATGGACGTCGACGCCCGGGTGCACCGCGCGATCTACCGCTGCACCCACAACCGGTACCTGGAGGGCACACTCGGCCAGTACTACAACCTGGCGCTGCGGATCTGGCACCTGTTCTTCGACCGCCTGCCGGACGTCTCCGAGCACGTCGGCGAGCACGCGGCACTGCTCAAGGCGATCATCGCCGCGGACGCCGACCGGGCCGACCGCATCGCGGTGGCCCACGTCGACCACTTCGAGAAGTCCATCAGGCGCGCCATCTGA
- a CDS encoding sarcosine oxidase subunit beta family protein, with protein sequence MVATRLPDPPPRLWRNPEPKRHYDVVIVGSGGHGLATAYYLARNHGIRDVAVLERGWLAGGNMARNTTIIRSNYLFDESAALYDHALELWEQLPAELDHDFLLSQRGVLNLAHTEQEVRDSRRRVFANRLNGVDAEWVEPAEIAELCPIIDLSPDVRYPVLGATYQRRGGIAKHDHVAWALARKADEMGVDLVQGCEVTGFQLDGDRVTGVHTSRGPIGAGRVALAAAGRTTLLTDQLGLRLPLQSHPLQALVSELLEPVHPCVVMSNHVHVYCSQAHKGELVLGAGIDSYNGYGQRGSVHVIERQMAAALELFPIFARAHVIRTWAGTVDVTPDASPIIGPTPYQDLYVNCGWGTGGFKATPAVGWVYAHTIATGRPHPLAEPYGLERFTTGALIDEHGAAAVAH encoded by the coding sequence GTGGTTGCCACCCGCTTGCCCGACCCGCCGCCGAGGCTGTGGCGCAACCCCGAACCGAAGCGGCACTACGACGTGGTGATCGTCGGGTCCGGTGGTCACGGCCTGGCGACGGCCTACTACCTCGCCCGCAACCACGGGATCCGGGACGTCGCGGTGCTCGAGCGCGGCTGGCTCGCCGGCGGCAACATGGCCCGAAACACCACGATCATCCGCTCCAACTACCTCTTCGACGAGAGCGCCGCGCTCTACGACCACGCGCTGGAGCTGTGGGAGCAGCTGCCCGCCGAACTGGACCACGACTTCCTGCTCAGCCAGCGCGGGGTGCTCAACCTGGCGCACACCGAGCAGGAGGTGCGCGACTCGCGGCGGCGGGTGTTCGCCAACCGGCTCAACGGGGTCGACGCCGAGTGGGTCGAGCCCGCCGAGATCGCCGAGCTGTGCCCGATCATCGACCTCTCCCCGGACGTGCGGTACCCGGTGCTGGGCGCGACGTACCAGCGCCGCGGTGGGATCGCCAAGCACGACCACGTGGCCTGGGCGCTGGCCCGCAAGGCCGACGAGATGGGCGTGGACCTCGTCCAGGGCTGCGAGGTGACCGGGTTCCAGCTCGACGGCGACCGGGTCACCGGGGTGCACACCTCGCGCGGCCCGATCGGCGCGGGGCGCGTCGCGCTCGCCGCGGCCGGCCGCACCACGCTGCTCACCGACCAGCTCGGGCTGCGCCTGCCGCTGCAGAGCCACCCGCTGCAAGCGCTGGTGTCCGAGCTGCTGGAGCCGGTCCACCCGTGCGTGGTCATGTCCAACCACGTGCACGTCTACTGCAGCCAGGCGCACAAGGGCGAGCTGGTGCTGGGCGCGGGCATCGACAGCTACAACGGTTACGGCCAACGGGGTTCGGTGCACGTCATCGAGCGGCAGATGGCCGCGGCCCTGGAGCTGTTCCCGATCTTCGCGCGGGCGCACGTGATCCGGACCTGGGCGGGCACCGTGGACGTCACCCCGGACGCCTCGCCGATCATCGGCCCGACGCCGTACCAGGACCTCTACGTCAACTGCGGGTGGGGGACCGGCGGGTTCAAGGCCACCCCGGCCGTCGGCTGGGTCTACGCGCACACCATCGCCACCGGACGACCGCACCCGCTCGCCGAGCCCTACGGGCTCGAGCGGTTCACCACCGGAGCGCTCATCGACGAGCACGGCGCCGCTGCCGTCGCCCACTAG
- a CDS encoding sarcosine oxidase subunit delta gives MLLIRCPWCGDRDETEFRYGGQADVAFPDDPAALDDAAWAEYLFVRDNPCGPFRERWVHTAGCRRWFTVVRDTRTNEMRPEKVVP, from the coding sequence GTGTTGCTGATCCGCTGCCCCTGGTGCGGGGACCGGGACGAGACCGAGTTCCGCTACGGCGGTCAGGCCGACGTCGCCTTCCCCGACGACCCCGCCGCGCTCGACGACGCGGCGTGGGCGGAGTACCTGTTCGTCCGCGACAACCCGTGCGGGCCGTTCCGCGAGCGCTGGGTGCACACCGCCGGCTGCCGCCGCTGGTTCACCGTCGTCCGCGACACCCGGACCAACGAGATGCGTCCCGAGAAGGTGGTGCCATGA
- a CDS encoding 2Fe-2S iron-sulfur cluster-binding protein, with protein sequence MTRPAGPSRLPAGGRVDRTRALRFTVDGIPLTGHPGDTLASALLASGRTEVGPSIYRDRPRGVLTADGTEPNALVQVLSGGPEPMVPATTLELHDGLQVATLSGVGWLSAAPDPTVHDKKHVHADVVVVGAGPAGIAAALAAGRSGARVLLVEQGRELGGSLLDGDERIDGRSAGEWIARAARDLVDAPEVRVLTRAAAVGLYDHGYLLVAERRERGQRLWHVRAKQVVLATGAHERPMVFADNDRPGTMLASAVRTYLKRYAVLPGRDAVVVTTSDSAYATAADLAAAGARVRAVVDTRPEPPQRLLDLADSLGAQVFTGSAVAGTTGDPRVTSARITGLDGAGTATEVECDLLAVCGGWDPAVQLFAQAGGSVRWDRLAAGFVPEQGPGLPTVVGAARGTYDLAGCLAQGLAAGAAAATASGFRVAAPPVPPVAGDRPVAAPRPVWLVPDGSGDPSDWDRHFVDLQRDATVADVWRAVGAGMRSVEHVKRYTTIGTGSDQGATSSVNSVGVLAEALGAESPGEVGTTTARPPHAPVSFALLAGRERGVLHDPVRTTPMHSWHVAHGAVFEDVGQWKRPRYYPRDGEDMAAAVHRECLAARTGVAVQDVSTLGRIEIVGPDAPEFLNRVYTNAFAKLPVGKARYGVMCTADGMVFDDGVSMRLAEDRYLMSTTTGGAATVLEWLEEWLQTEWPHLAVHCTSVTEQWAAVALVGPDSRAVLARLAPDLDVSNEAFGFLEFRETTLANGISARISRISFSGELAYEINVESWYGLALWEAVFEAGQDFGITPYGTETMHVLRAEKGFVIVGQDTDGTVTPLDLGMDWVVSRRKDFIGKRSFTRPDTARADRKQLVGLLPVDPGELLPEGAQLVEPDTPLEPPVPMLGHVTSSYRSAVLDRTFALALVRGGRDRIGEVLHAPVDGRTIPVEVTEPVFYDVEGARRDGRQPG encoded by the coding sequence ATGACACGCCCCGCTGGTCCTTCCCGGCTGCCCGCGGGAGGGCGCGTCGACCGCACCCGCGCGCTGCGGTTCACCGTGGACGGCATCCCGCTCACCGGCCACCCCGGCGACACGCTGGCCTCAGCGCTGCTGGCCAGCGGCCGGACCGAGGTCGGGCCGTCGATCTACCGGGACCGGCCGCGGGGCGTCCTGACCGCCGACGGCACCGAGCCCAACGCGCTGGTCCAGGTGCTCAGCGGTGGCCCGGAGCCGATGGTGCCCGCCACCACGCTGGAACTGCACGACGGCCTGCAGGTGGCGACCCTGTCCGGGGTCGGCTGGCTCAGCGCGGCACCGGACCCCACCGTCCACGACAAGAAGCACGTGCACGCCGACGTGGTCGTGGTCGGTGCGGGACCGGCCGGGATCGCCGCCGCGCTCGCGGCCGGGCGCAGCGGCGCGCGGGTGCTGCTGGTCGAGCAGGGGCGCGAGCTCGGCGGGTCGCTGCTGGACGGCGACGAGCGGATCGACGGCCGCAGCGCGGGGGAGTGGATCGCCCGCGCCGCGCGCGACCTCGTGGACGCGCCGGAGGTGCGGGTGCTCACCCGTGCCGCCGCGGTCGGCCTCTACGACCACGGCTACCTGCTCGTCGCGGAACGGCGCGAGCGCGGCCAACGGCTGTGGCACGTGCGGGCGAAGCAGGTCGTGCTGGCCACCGGGGCGCACGAGCGGCCGATGGTCTTCGCCGACAACGACCGGCCGGGCACCATGCTCGCCTCGGCGGTGCGCACCTACCTCAAGCGGTACGCGGTGCTGCCCGGACGGGACGCGGTCGTGGTCACCACGTCCGACAGCGCGTACGCGACCGCGGCCGACCTCGCCGCCGCCGGGGCGCGGGTCCGTGCGGTGGTCGACACCCGCCCGGAACCCCCGCAGCGGCTCCTCGACCTGGCGGACTCCCTCGGCGCGCAGGTCTTCACCGGCTCGGCCGTCGCCGGGACGACCGGTGACCCGCGGGTGACGTCCGCGCGCATCACCGGGCTCGACGGCGCGGGCACCGCGACCGAGGTCGAGTGCGACCTGCTGGCGGTGTGCGGCGGGTGGGACCCGGCGGTGCAGCTGTTCGCCCAGGCGGGCGGCAGCGTGCGCTGGGACCGGCTGGCGGCCGGGTTCGTGCCGGAGCAGGGGCCCGGGCTGCCCACGGTGGTCGGGGCGGCGCGCGGCACCTACGACCTCGCGGGCTGCCTCGCCCAGGGGCTGGCCGCCGGGGCTGCCGCGGCCACCGCCAGCGGGTTCCGGGTCGCGGCCCCACCGGTGCCGCCGGTGGCCGGGGACCGGCCGGTCGCCGCACCCCGCCCGGTGTGGCTGGTGCCGGACGGCTCCGGCGATCCCTCGGACTGGGACCGGCACTTCGTCGACCTGCAGCGCGACGCCACGGTCGCGGACGTCTGGCGGGCGGTCGGTGCCGGGATGCGCTCGGTCGAGCACGTCAAGCGCTACACCACCATCGGCACCGGCAGCGACCAGGGCGCGACCTCCTCGGTCAACTCCGTCGGCGTCCTCGCCGAGGCGCTCGGCGCGGAATCGCCCGGCGAGGTGGGCACCACGACCGCCCGGCCGCCGCACGCCCCGGTGTCGTTCGCGCTGCTGGCCGGCCGGGAGCGCGGCGTGCTGCACGACCCGGTGCGCACCACGCCGATGCACTCCTGGCACGTCGCGCACGGCGCGGTGTTCGAGGACGTGGGGCAGTGGAAGCGGCCGCGGTACTACCCGCGCGACGGCGAGGACATGGCCGCCGCGGTGCACCGCGAGTGCCTGGCGGCGCGCACCGGGGTGGCGGTGCAGGACGTCTCCACGCTCGGCCGGATCGAGATCGTCGGGCCGGACGCGCCGGAGTTCCTCAACCGCGTCTACACCAACGCCTTCGCCAAGCTCCCGGTCGGCAAGGCCCGCTACGGCGTCATGTGCACCGCCGACGGGATGGTCTTCGACGACGGGGTGTCGATGCGGCTGGCCGAGGACCGCTACCTGATGAGCACCACGACCGGCGGCGCGGCGACGGTGCTGGAGTGGCTGGAGGAGTGGCTGCAGACCGAGTGGCCGCACCTGGCGGTGCACTGCACGTCGGTGACCGAGCAGTGGGCGGCGGTGGCCCTGGTCGGGCCTGACTCGCGCGCGGTGCTGGCCCGGCTGGCCCCGGACCTGGACGTCTCGAACGAGGCGTTCGGCTTCCTGGAGTTCCGGGAGACCACGTTGGCCAACGGGATCTCGGCTCGGATCAGCCGGATCTCGTTCTCCGGCGAGCTGGCCTACGAGATCAACGTCGAGTCCTGGTACGGCCTGGCGCTGTGGGAAGCGGTGTTCGAGGCGGGGCAGGACTTCGGCATCACGCCCTACGGCACCGAGACCATGCACGTGCTGCGCGCGGAGAAGGGCTTCGTGATCGTCGGGCAGGACACCGACGGCACGGTGACGCCGCTGGACCTGGGCATGGACTGGGTGGTGTCGCGGCGCAAGGACTTCATCGGCAAGCGGTCCTTCACCCGCCCCGACACCGCCCGCGCGGACCGCAAGCAGCTGGTCGGGCTGCTCCCGGTGGACCCGGGGGAGCTGCTGCCGGAGGGTGCGCAGCTGGTCGAGCCGGACACCCCGCTGGAGCCGCCGGTGCCGATGCTCGGGCACGTCACCTCCAGCTACCGCAGCGCGGTCCTGGACCGCACCTTCGCGCTGGCGCTGGTCCGCGGTGGACGGGACCGCATCGGCGAGGTGCTGCACGCGCCGGTCGACGGCCGGACCATCCCGGTCGAGGTGACCGAGCCGGTGTTCTACGACGTGGAAGGAGCTCGCCGTGACGGTCGTCAGCCCGGCTGA
- a CDS encoding sarcosine oxidase subunit gamma family protein, with protein MTVVSPADRKADTRSLRRSPLADRAAELRDRSARDVQLAEEPFLTQVNLRVHPGSPAVARIEHALDLALPHHEPNTVSGDETEAALWLGPDEWLLVGPDGRAASLVAAVTEALADSLGSCVDVSANRTTVRLSGPRSRDVLEKVCSLDLHPRSFGPGRCAQTLVGRAQVVLWQVTREPAYRLLVRGSYAAYLADLLLDAADEFTTE; from the coding sequence GTGACGGTCGTCAGCCCGGCTGACCGGAAGGCCGACACCCGGTCGCTGCGCCGCAGTCCGCTCGCCGACCGGGCCGCGGAGCTGCGGGACCGCAGCGCGCGGGACGTCCAGCTGGCCGAGGAGCCGTTCCTGACCCAGGTGAACCTCCGGGTGCACCCGGGCAGCCCGGCGGTGGCCCGCATCGAGCACGCCCTGGACCTGGCGCTGCCGCACCACGAACCGAACACGGTCTCCGGCGACGAGACCGAGGCGGCGCTCTGGCTGGGACCCGACGAGTGGTTGCTGGTCGGCCCCGACGGCCGGGCGGCGTCCTTGGTCGCGGCCGTCACCGAGGCGCTCGCCGACTCGCTCGGGTCCTGTGTGGACGTCTCGGCGAACCGGACCACGGTGCGGCTGTCCGGGCCGCGGTCGCGGGACGTCCTGGAGAAGGTCTGCTCCCTGGACCTGCACCCGCGGTCGTTCGGCCCCGGCCGCTGCGCGCAGACGCTGGTGGGCAGGGCGCAGGTGGTCCTCTGGCAGGTGACCCGGGAACCGGCCTACCGCCTGCTGGTCCGCGGCTCCTACGCCGCTTACCTCGCCGACCTCCTCCTCGACGCCGCCGACGAGTTCACCACCGAGTGA
- a CDS encoding NAD(P)/FAD-dependent oxidoreductase, with the protein MRTVAVVGASVAGWRAAQELREQGFDGRLLVIGAEAHRPYDRPPLSKELLAGTVQPDELALGSEQEEADLDADWRLGTPAVRLDPRRGTVVLADGSEVRADGVVLATGSEPLGLPGADAPGCHQVRTLDGALALREAVRAGARVVVVGAGLIGTEVASTCRERGAEVTLVDAQHLPLARTLGIELAPLFFAQHEDNGVRVRCGTPVTRVLAEDRVTGVELADGRVVPADVVVVETGTEPATRWLRGSGLKLRDGVVTDAGCVTALPTVVAVGDLARYQPVHRSRTVRSPHWTTAVDQPPVAVRNLLAGRTVATCTGVPHFWSRQYGSTLQFAGYAGPKDRITVVDGSLASRRFVATYHRGGRQVAVLAMNSPKQFATHRRRLTAALSRPTPAPAAAR; encoded by the coding sequence TTGAGGACGGTCGCCGTCGTCGGGGCCTCGGTGGCGGGCTGGCGCGCCGCGCAGGAACTGCGCGAACAGGGCTTCGACGGACGACTGCTGGTCATCGGCGCGGAAGCGCACCGACCGTACGACCGGCCGCCGCTGTCCAAGGAACTGCTGGCGGGGACGGTGCAACCGGACGAGCTGGCGCTGGGCAGCGAGCAGGAGGAGGCCGACCTCGACGCGGACTGGCGGTTGGGCACCCCGGCGGTCCGGCTCGACCCGCGGCGCGGCACGGTGGTGCTCGCCGACGGCAGCGAGGTCCGCGCGGACGGCGTCGTGCTCGCCACCGGCTCGGAACCGCTGGGACTGCCCGGTGCGGACGCCCCCGGCTGCCACCAGGTGCGCACCCTCGACGGCGCGCTCGCCCTGCGCGAGGCGGTCCGCGCGGGAGCGCGCGTGGTGGTGGTCGGCGCCGGGCTGATCGGCACCGAGGTCGCCTCCACCTGCCGGGAGCGGGGCGCCGAGGTGACGCTGGTCGACGCGCAGCACCTGCCGCTGGCGCGGACCCTGGGCATCGAGCTGGCGCCGCTGTTCTTCGCGCAGCACGAGGACAACGGGGTGCGGGTGCGGTGCGGCACGCCCGTGACGCGCGTGCTGGCCGAAGACCGGGTGACCGGTGTCGAACTGGCCGACGGGCGGGTGGTCCCGGCGGACGTGGTCGTCGTCGAGACCGGCACCGAACCCGCCACGCGCTGGCTGCGCGGTTCCGGGCTGAAGCTCCGCGACGGCGTGGTCACCGACGCCGGGTGCGTCACGGCGCTGCCGACCGTGGTGGCGGTCGGCGACCTCGCCCGCTACCAACCGGTGCACCGCTCGCGCACGGTGCGCAGCCCGCACTGGACCACGGCGGTGGACCAGCCACCGGTGGCGGTGCGCAACCTGCTGGCCGGCCGCACCGTGGCGACCTGCACCGGGGTCCCGCACTTCTGGTCCCGGCAGTACGGGTCGACGCTGCAGTTCGCGGGCTACGCGGGGCCGAAGGACCGGATCACCGTCGTGGACGGGTCGCTGGCGTCCCGTCGCTTCGTGGCGACCTACCACCGCGGCGGCCGCCAGGTCGCGGTGCTGGCGATGAACAGCCCGAAGCAGTTCGCCACCCACCGGCGCCGCCTCACCGCCGCCCTCTCCCGACCCACCCCCGCCCCCGCAGCAGCTCGGTGA
- a CDS encoding IclR family transcriptional regulator domain-containing protein, translated as MQSVDRAVTVLELLARNGEAGITEIAGELGVHKSTASRLVSVLEARGLVEQLGERGKYAIGFGVVRLAGAATERMDLPRLGRPFCESLAADLGETVNIAIRDHDVAINISQARGTAAVTAHNWVGQRTPLHATSSGKVLLAHAPREDQDELLLRPLERYTTRTVTSAAQLRKDFELIVRDGYATSYEELELGLNAAAVAVYNQEGEVIAALSASGPSYRFSRKRMREVVGAMRIAAKELSSQLGFLA; from the coding sequence GTGCAGTCCGTCGACCGGGCTGTGACCGTCTTGGAACTGCTGGCGCGCAACGGCGAAGCCGGCATCACCGAGATCGCCGGGGAGCTGGGAGTGCACAAGTCGACGGCCTCTCGGCTGGTCAGCGTGCTCGAAGCGCGCGGCCTGGTGGAACAGCTGGGCGAGCGCGGCAAGTACGCCATCGGCTTCGGCGTCGTGCGCCTGGCCGGGGCGGCGACCGAGCGGATGGACCTGCCGAGGCTGGGCAGGCCGTTCTGCGAGTCGCTGGCCGCCGACCTGGGCGAGACGGTCAACATCGCGATCCGGGACCACGACGTCGCCATCAACATCAGCCAGGCGCGCGGCACCGCGGCGGTGACCGCGCACAACTGGGTCGGTCAGCGCACCCCGCTGCACGCCACCTCCAGCGGCAAGGTGCTGCTCGCGCACGCGCCGCGCGAGGACCAGGACGAGCTGCTGCTCCGGCCGCTGGAGCGGTACACCACCCGGACCGTCACCAGCGCTGCCCAGTTGCGCAAGGACTTCGAGCTGATCGTCCGCGACGGCTACGCGACGAGCTACGAGGAACTGGAGCTGGGGCTCAACGCCGCGGCGGTCGCCGTCTACAACCAGGAGGGCGAGGTCATCGCGGCGCTGAGCGCCTCGGGCCCGTCCTACCGCTTCTCCCGCAAGCGCATGCGCGAGGTCGTCGGCGCGATGCGGATCGCCGCCAAGGAGCTCTCCTCCCAGCTCGGCTTCCTGGCCTGA